In Brachybacterium fresconis, the genomic stretch GTCGGCTTCGACATCGTCACGGTCGACTCCCAGGCCCCGGCGCTGTTCGGCGCTCACGAGGAGTTCCTGGCCTCCGGCCGGCTCGACAACCTCACCTCCGTCCACGCCGGGCTGCAGGCGCTGATCGCCGTCGCCGCCGGCGACGGGACCACCTCGGCGACGTCCCCGGGACCGGCGCCGATCGCGCTGATGGTGGCCAACGACCACGAGGAGGTCGGCTCCTCCTCCCGCTCCGGCGCCGGCGGCCCCTTCCTCGAGGACGTGCTGGTGCGGATGCACGCGGCCCTCGGCGGCGACGAGGCCTCCCGCCGCCAGGTGCTCGCCTCCTCGATGGTGCTCTCGGCCGACGCCGGCCACGCCGCCCACCCCAACTATCCCGAGCGCCACGACCCCGTCACGCGGCCGCGCCTCGGTGAGGGGCCGATGCTGAAGATCAACGCCCAGCAGCGCTATGCCACCGACGCCGTGGGGATCGCGGCCTTCGTCGCCGCCTGCGGGAGCGCTGGGGTGCCCCACCAGACCTTCGTGTCGAACAACGCGATGCCCTGCGGATCCACCATCGGACCGATCACCGCGACCCGGCTGGGTATGACCACCATCGACGTCGGCCTCGCCCTGCTGTCGATGCATTCGGCCCGAGAGATGTGCGCGACGGCCGACCCGCTGCTGCTGCAGCAGGCGGCCGCCGCGTTCCTGCGCGGCTGACCGGCCCGCGCCCTGATGAGTCCCGACGTCCCGGGCACCGCCGCGACCCACGCCGGACGATTCCGGCCGGAGCTGCACGGGCTGCGCGGCCTGGCGATCGGCCTGGTCGTGCTGTACCACGTGTGGTTCGACCGGGTCTCCGGCGGGGTCGACGTGTTCCTGTTCATCTCCTCGTTCCTGCTGGTCGGAACGTTCCTGCGGGTCATCGACCGGGGCGGGGCGACGAGACCGCTCGCCTACTGGGCACGCACCTTCAAGCGGCTGCTGCCGCCGACGGCGGTGGTCTCGCTGGCGACCCTGGCCGGGGTCTGGCTGATCCTGCCGCCGCAGCGCTGGATGCCCGCCCTGACCGATGCGGCCGGATCCCTGCTGCACGTGCAGAACTGGGTGCTGATCCGACGCGGGGTGGACTACTACGCGGCCGACGCGGCCGGCCCCTCCCCCTTCCAGCACTTCTGGTCGCTGTCCATCCAGGGGCAGGTGTTCCTGGCCTGGCCGCTGCTGATCGCCCTGGCCGTGGTGGTGGCGCGGCTGCTGCGCCGCCCTGTGCGGCCGGTGCTGGCCGTGGCGTTCGCAGCGGTGCTGGTGGCCTCCTTCGCCTGGTCGGTGCACTCGACCGCCACCCAGCAGCAGATCGCGTACTTCGACACCTTCACCCGGCTGTGGGAGTTCGCCGCCGGCAGCCTGCTGGGCCTGCTGCTGCCCTGGTGGGAGTCCCGCAGCGCCGCCCGACGAGACCGACGATACCGACGGGGCCGACGCCGCGCGAGAACCGGTGCGGCTGTGGCACCGCGCGTGGTGGCGGGCTGGCTGGGGATCGCCGGTCTGGTCTCCTGCGGGCTGCTGATCGACGTCCAGGGGGCCTTCCCCGGGTGGATCGCCGCCTGGCCCCTGGCCGCCGCGGCCCTGGTGCTCATCGTCGGCACCACGGGGCATCGGCTGTCCGTGGACCATCTGCTGGCCACCGGCCCCGCGAAGGTGCTCGGGGACATCTCCTACGCCCTGTACCTGGTGCACTGGCCGCTGCTGACCCTGTACCTGGCCCACACCGGGAAGCCGCGCGCCGGACTGCTCGACGGCCTGGTGCTGATCCTGGTCTCGCTCGCGATCGCGTGGCTGCTGACGTCCCTGGTGGACACCCCGATCCGACGCTGGCCCTGGGCGGGCGCCCGCGCCCGACGCTCCGGACTCGTCGCCATGGCCACCCTGGTGATCGGCCTCGCCCCGGTGATCGGCGCCCAGCAGTACCTGCTGGCCGGGCAGCGCGCCGCGGAGACGCAGGCGGTGGCGGACAACCCCGGCGCCCGGGTGCTGGAGACGGACTACGAGCCCGCACCCGGAGCGGACCCGTCGGCCGCCGTGATCCCCACGGCCGCCCTGGTCGGCGAGGACTGGGTCAGCGGCGAGGAGGAGTGCTCCGGGCAGCTGGCGCCCCGTGGGTCGGAGACCGAGCAGCTCGGTGCCCTGTGCCGCGTCGTGCCCGGGGCGAGCGCGGACGCCCCGGTGATCGTCAGCGTCGGTGATTCCCGCATGGAGCAGTTCTCCGCCTCCTTGATCGAGCTCGCGCAGCGGGAGGGCTGGACCCTGGTGACGCTGTGGAAGGGCGGCTGCACCTTCGCGCCGGACGCCGAGATCAGCCCCGACTGCGACGCCTTCTCCCGGGCCGCCGCCGACTACCTCGACCGCGTGGACCCCGACACCGTGGCCCTGGCCACCACCACCTTCGGCCACGACGGGGCCGAGACGCTCACCCCGGGGATGGATACGACCCTGCCCACGATCACCGGGCGCGGGACCACCGTGCTGGCCGTGCGCGCCCTGCCGCGCTTCGAGGACGATCCCGCCGGGTGCGCGGCCGAGCACGGCGCCGACGCCGCCTCCTGCGAGGTCCCGCTGCCCGCGCCGCTGACCGAGTCCCGGCCCGACGCCGAGCTGCTGAGCACGGTCGGTGAGGCGGCGGTGCCGGTCGATCCGGTCCCCCTGGTCTGTCCGAACGGGACCTGCTCCCCGGTCATCGGGAAGGTGATGGTCTTCCTCGACGGCGACCACCTCACCGGCACCTACGCCGCCACGATGCAGGACGGCGTCGATGCCCAGCTGGCCGCGGGCGGCTTCACCTGGTGAACCGCACCGGACCGAGCACGGGGACGGCGGGTCAGGATCCCTCGACGCTGCGCCGCGCGATCTCCTCGACCGCGGCCACGGCGGCGCGGGCCCGGGTGACGGTCCCGTGGTCGGGCCCGTGCTCCCGCTGGGCGTCCTTCAGCAGCTCGTCGACCTGGTAGAAGGCGTCCTCGAGGTGCCCCGCCTCGGCGGTCGCCTCGCCGAGCTCGGCCCGCAGCTCGACCGCCTCCGGGGAGAGGGACTCGCCGGATTCGAGCAGGTCTAGCAGGCGACGGGTGGCCGCGTGGATGCGCTGCTGCGGGGTGCTCACTGGTGCACCATCCTTAGTGCGGCCTTGTTCGGTAGGGTCGTGGCCACTCGGTCCCGGTGGGTGCACGGCCAAGAGTGCGAGCCGTTCGACGGCCGCGATGAGTTCTGCCGGCCCCGCCGGGCCGAGGCCATCTGATCGGCGTCAGGAACATGCCCCTTCGAGGGCCGAGCAGTGAGCTTCCGGCAGGTGGCCTCCACCGAGCGGTGCTCCTTCGAGAGTTCTGGAGTACGCGCATGTATGTCGGATGGGACTGGGGCAACACCACCCACGCGGTCGCCGTCATCGATGATCAGGGCCACATGATCGATCGCTGGCCCTGCCAGCACACCGAGGAAGGTTTTCGAGCCACCTTCGCCCGCCTGGCCACCCACGACACGCCCAGCGAGCTGCCGGTCGCGATTGAGACCACCCGCGGACTGACCGTCGACCGGCTCCTGGGCGCCGGGCACCCGGTCGTCCCGGTCCACCCCAATGCGTTCAACGCGGTCCGGCCCCGCTGGGGCGCGGCCCGCGCGAAGGACGATCCCGGCGACGCGTTCAAGCTCGCCGACTACCTCCGCACCGACGGGCACCGCTTGCGGACCCTGCGCCCGATCGAGCAGGCGACGCTTGAACTGCAGGCGCTGGTGCGCGCCCGCGAGGATCAAGTCACCGCCCGCGTCGCGGCGACCAACCAGCTCGACGCCCTGCTGGCCGAGCACTGGCCCGGCGCCGGCGCGGTGTTCTCCAGCCTGGACTCCGACATCGCGCTGGCTTTCTGCGACCGATTCCCCACCCCCTCCAGGGCCCGGCACCTGGCGCCGGCGAGGATGCGGGACTGGCTGGCCCGACAGCACTACTCGGGACGGGTCGATCCCACTGACCTGGTGGCCAGACTCCGCGGGGCACCCGCGCCCGCCTCGCGGCTCGGCGAGGAGACGATCGCCGCGCTGGTGCAGGCACAGGTCGCGGTCATCCGTGCCCTCAAGACCGCTATCGACGACCTCGAGACCCAGATCGACACCGCTCTGGCCGCCCACCCCTGGGCAGCGTTGATCGAGGCCCTGCCCCGAGTGGGGACCGTCAACCTCGCCCAGATCATCGGCGAGGTCGGCCCGCTGCTCGAGCACGCCGCCAGCGCGGACCAGCTCGCCGCCGAGGCCGGCGTCGTGCCCGTCACCCGCGCCTCGGGCAAGTCCCGCGCGGTCGTGTTCCGCTACGCCACCAACCGTCGCGCGCGGCAAGCCCTGGTCCGCTGGGCCGACAACTCCCGACACGACTCGCCCTGGGCGAGAAACATCTACGACACCGCCCGCGAACAGAACAAACGACACCCCCACGCCGTGCGGATCCTCGCCCGCTCCTGGCTGCGGATCATCTACGCCTGCTGGCGCGACGGTGCCTGCTACGACCCCCTCACCCACGAGACCCGCAGAACGGACAGAACACACCAAACCACCGACCTCGCGGCATAGAGGTTGACTCAGGGAACTCATCGGGGCTCCTGCGGGGACGGGGAGGAGGGGACGGACCTGATCCTACGGGCCGCTCCTGCGCCCACGGGCAGTAGTCTGGGCAGGCCATGGAGATCAATCCCTACGAGTCGCGTCTGCGCATGCTGCAGCAGTTCGACGGCGTGCAGATACAACGCGAGGCGACCCCGGACGAGGAGACCGCCGGCTGCCCGGGATGCCCGTACTTCTGGACCTGCCCGGTCCCGCATCGCGGGGAGGAGGTCTCCGCCCCGGAAGAGATCGAGCCGGCGGACGTCGAGGGCGTCCTCGGCCCGCGCCGCCGCTACCGCCCGCGCGACGAGTCCGACGTCGGCTGGACCGACGACTGGGTGGACGAGGACGGGCTGCGGATCGAGATCGACGAGCACGAGGCCGAGGCCGAGGCCGAGCCGTCACCGGGGACCGCACCCCTGGAGCGCACCCGCCGCACCGAGCAGGACCGACCCCCGCGTCGGGGCCTGTTCAGGCGTCGGGACTGACGCGCCCGCCGGTGCCGGGATCGGCGTCGCCCGGGCCGAACCCGGCCGGGCAGTGCCCCTCGCGCAGCGCGAGGCGGGCGAGGGTCGCGACGGGGACCGTCGCCGGAGCCTGCGCGCGCAGATCATCGATCCGCGGGGCATCCGTCCCCAGCTCCTGGCCGGTCAGCTGCGGCGGAACCGTGCGGTCCACCCGCATCCACCCGGCCGGGACGACGCCGTCGGGCCCGCTCGTGCCGTCGGGCCCGCTGGTGCCGACGGGCCCGCTGGTGCCGTCGCCCGTGGCCCCGGAGGAGATGTCGATCCCGAAGATGGTGTGGAAGGCCTCGACGTAGGCATCGGCGAAGCCGGCCTCGGCCAGGTGCCGGGCTCGCTCGGCCGGGTGGTGCATGACCTTGGCGAGGATCCTGCGCACGCTGCGGTCGAGCACGTCGGCGGTCTCTCCCGCGACGTCGCGGCGCAGCCGGTCGATCTCCTCGTCGGCGGCGTCGGCCACCTCGCGGCGCATGGCGGCCATCGCGGGATCGATGCGGCGCACCTCCTGCTGGGCGCGGAAGGCCTCTGCGGTCTCCTCGACGATCTCGCGCGCCGCGGTCAGCGCCGGGTCGTCGCCGGCCCCGATCCCGACCGCGAGATCGCCGAGCCCCAGCACGGTCACGCCCTTGAGGTGGCTGACCAGGGGGTGGAGGTCGGAGTGCAGGGCGAGGTCCAGCACGATGGTGCGTCCGGCGCCGAGGAACTGCTCGGGGAACAGCGAGGTGCCGCGGCCGGAGCAGGCCAGCACCAGGTCCGCCTCGCGCAGCGCCCGATCCAGGCCGTCCGCGGCGACGACCTCGGCGCCATGGCGCTCGGCGAAGCCGGCGGCGCGCCCCGAGGGGGAGTACACCCGCAGATCCGTGACGCCGCGCCGGGCCAGCTCGGCCAGCCCCAGACGGGCGTAGGCCCCGGTGCCGACGATCAGCACGGTGCGGGACTCGAAGCCGCCGAGCTCGACACCGGCCCGCTGCACCGCGACCGCCGCGCCGGAGCGTCCGGCGGCGCCGACGGGAGCCTGGGTCGCGACCCGCTTCGCGCAGCGGAAACCGTGCTGGAAGAGGTCGTGGAGCATCGAGGTGGTGCGGCCGTCGCGACGGGCGGCCTCGTAGGACTGGCGCACCTGACCGGCGATCTCGGCCTCGCCGAGCACCAGGGAGCGCAGTCCGGAGGTGACCTCGTACAGGTGCTGGGGGACGGGGGCGTCCATCGCGGCGTCGAAGCACAGCGAGACCACGTCGCGCTCGAGCCCGCTGGTGCGGGCGATCGCGTCGATCACGAGATCGATGCCCTCGTGGAAGCGGTCCACGTCGAGGTAGACCTCGAGGCGGTTGCAGGTGCTGACCACCACCTGGCCGGCCACCACCGGGGCGGCGCCGCTCGCCTCCGCCCGCTCGGTCTGGAGCTGCTCGATGACCGCCGGAAGGGTGCCTGCATCCCGGGTCAGGGCGTCGAGCACCTCGAGATCGAGATGCTCATGGGTGGCACGGAGAGCGGCGAGCATGATCGCAGTCTAGGCCCGCCCGCCGCAGCGCCGAAGGGGCCGGCTCGACCTCTCGGGAAGCATGTGCACAATGGGTGCGTCATGACACAGAACAGCACGTCAGAGCCACCTTTTGCCGACATTGCGTCAGATAGTTCGCGACGCGTGTCAGAACCCGGGATCGCCGCAGGCCCACGCGGTGGCAGCACTCCTGACGACTCCGCAGCGGCCGCCTCCTCGACCCTCGATGCAGCCCCCGACGGCGCCTCCGCGCTGCCTCCCGGGCACCCCGCCGCGCGACCCGTCGGCGAGGGCGGTGTGGCCGACGCCTCGCTCCTGCGAGAGCTCAGAGGTGACCGAGCAGACACCCCCAGCGTGTGGTTCATGCGACAGGCCGGTCGCTCCCTGCCGGAGTACCGGGCCCTGCGGGAGGGCACCACGATGCTGGATTCCTGCGTGCGCCCCGAGATGGCCTCGGAGATCACCCTCCAGCCCGTGCGCCGCCATCGCGTCGACGCCGGCATCTTCTTCTCCGACATCGTGGTCCCCGCCCGTCAGGCGGGCCTCGGCGTCGAGATCACGCCCGGTGTCGGCCCCGTCTTCGACCACCCGATCCGCACCGAGGCCGACGTCGACGCCCTGCCCCCGCTCGACGACGCCTACGAGGCGGCGCTCGACCCGATCCGGGAGGCCGTGCGGCTGACGGTCGCCGAGCTCGGCACCACGCCGCTGATCGGCTTCGCCGGTGCTCCCTTCACCGTGGCCAGCTACATGGTCGAGGGCGGTCCCAGCCGAGACCACCTGCGCACCCGCGCCCTGATGCGCTCGCGGCCCGAGGTGTGGGAGCGCCTGGCGCGCTGGGTCTCCGAGCTCTCGGGCCGCTTCCTGCGCGCCCAGGTGCTGGCCGGGGCCTCCGCGGTGCAGCTGTTCGACTCCTGGGTGGGCGCGCTCGGCGCCGACATGTACACCGCTCACGTCCAGCCGCATTCGGCCGCGGCCCTCGCCCGCGTCGCCGATCTGCCGGTGCCGCGCATCCACTTCGGGGTGGGCGCCGCGCATCTGCTGCCCCAGATGTGGGAGGCCGGGGCGACCGTGATGGGCGTGGACCATCGTCTGCGTCTGGACCAGGCGCTCGACGTCCTCCCCGCGGGGGCCCCGATCCAGGGCAACATCGACCCCGCCGTGCTGTTCACCTCCGAGCAGGCCCGCTTCGACGAGGCCCGCTCCGTGCTGGCGGCCGGCTCCCGGGCGAGCGGCCACGTGGTCAACCTCGGCCACGGCGTCCCGCCGGACACCGATCCGCAGGTCCTGACCGACCTGGTGAGCTTCCTGCACGAGCAGGACGCGCACCGGGCATGAGCGAGCGCACCCTCGTCGTCGGCGGCGGCCTCGCGGGGCTGCTCGCCGCGCGTCGTCATCAGCGCGCCGGGCACCGGGTGGTGCTGCTCGAGGCCACCGGCACCATCGGCGGCGCGATCGCACCGGTCGAGCTCCCGGGCGAGGACGCCGCCGCGGACCTCGCGCTGAACGCGGGTGCGGAGGCGTACGCGACCGGCTCCGGAGCGGTCGACGCCCTGGTGGCGGAGCTGGGCCTGGCCGAGCTCGTCGTCGCCCCGCGGGAGGGCCTGGGCAGCCGCGTGGTCTCCGACGCCGGGGTGCACCCCGCCCCGGGCGGATCGGTCCTCGGCATCCCGGGCGATCCGCTGGCCACCGACGTCCGGGCCGTGCTCGGCACCCGGGCCGCCCTGCGCGCGAGCCTGGAGCGGTTCCTGCCCGCCTCCATCGGCGCCCGGCCCGGTGCGACCGTCGCCGAGGTGGTCGCCCGGCGGCTCGGGCCCGCGGTGCTCGAGCGCCTGGTCGCCCCGATCGTCGGCGGGGTGCACTCCTCCGATCCCGCGCGTCTCGAGTTCGCCGCCGCGTCCCCTCCGCTCAGCGCGGGTCTGGCCGAGCACGGCTCGCTGACCGCGGCCGTGCGCCGCCTGCGCGGCGGCAGCACCGCGAGCGCCGGCACCCGCGTCCACTCCCTCGCCCCCACCCTCGCCGCCCTGCCCGAGGCGCTGCGGGAGCAGATCCTCGCAGCCGGCGGCATCGTCCGCACCTCCGTCACGGCACGCGCCGTGGAGCGTTCGGAGGCCGGCTGGGTGGTGCGCACCGATCGCGACGAGAGCCTCACGGCGGACCGCCTGGTCCTCGCCTGCCCGCCCGATACCGCCCATGACCTGCTGGCGCCCGCCGGCGGAGACCTCCGGGCGATCGCCGAGGCGATCCCGCAGGCCCCGTCGGCCGCCGTGCGACTGGCCGTGCTGGTGCTCGACGCCCCGGCGCTGGACGCCTTCCCCTCCGGCACCGGCGCCCTGGTCGCGCCGGGCACCGCGGGGATCCGGGCGAAGGCCCTGACCCACGCGAGCGCCAAGTGGACCCACGTCCAGCGCCTGGCCCGAACGGCTCTGCCGTCGGCCGCGAGCCCGCACGTGGTGCGGCTGTCCTACGGTCGACCCGGGGAGGAGCTGCCCCCGCGCGAGGAGATCGTCGACCTCGCCCTCGCCGACGCCTCCCGGATCCTCGGCACCGAGCTGGGTCCCGAGCAGCTGCGCGCCGCGCGTGTGATCGACTGGGACCGGGCGATGCGCCAGGCCCGGCCCGGCCATCGCGCCGCCCTCGAGACCCTCGGCGAGCTGCTCACCGCGCTCCCGTCCGCCCGCACCCTAGAACTCGTCGGCTCCTGGCGGGCCGGCACCGGCATCGACGCGATCGTCCGCGCCGACTCCGCCGCCATCGACCCATCCGCTCCGGACTCATCCACCACGGAAGGACCCCGCTCATGACCTCCCCCGAAGAGCTCGCGACGACCACCCGCTACACCAGCTACACCGTCTTCCGCCGGATCTCCGGCCTGACCGAGGACGGCGAGGTCACCGCCGCGCAGATCACCGCCGCCCTCGGCGACGTCACCGGACTGATGGACGCGGAGGGGGCCGAGATCCTGGGCTTCTACGACGTCTCCGGCTTCCGGGCCGAGGCCGATCTGATGCTCTGGCTCGCCGCCGACGAGCCGGCCGCCCTGCAGTCCGCGCTGCGCGAGTTCGAGCGGTCCCTGCCGGGCACCTGGCTGCATCGCGAGTGGGCCGGCGTCGGCGTGCACCGGATGGCGGAGTTCGCCCGCGGCCACGTGCCCTCCTACATGGTGCCGGGCAGCGAGCGGAAGCAGTGGATCACCGTCTACCCCTTCGTGCGCAGCTACGACTGGTACCTCCTGCCCGACGACGAGCGCCATCGCATGCTGCGCGAGCACGGGATGCTGGGCCGTGAGTACCCGCAGGTCAACGCCAACACGGTGGCGGCCTTCGCCCTCGGCGACTACGAGTGGCTGCTCTCCTTCGAGGCGGATGACCTCCACGACCTGGTCGACATGATGCGCCACCTGCGCTACTCCGACGCCCGTCTGCACGTGCGCGACGAGCTGCCTTTCCACACCGGACGCCGGCTCGGGAGCCACGAGGACGTCGCCGAGCTGCTCGCCTGAACCTCTGCTCGCCCGAGCCCCCTGCCGCCACCCACCCGTTCCCGGAGGAACACCACCGATGACCATCCCCCCGCTCGATACGACCCAGTACGACGCGATCCTCTTCGCCTCCTTCGGCGGCCCCGAGGGGCAGGACGACGTGATCCCGTTCCTGCGCAACGTCACCGCCGGCCGCGGCGTGCCCGATGAGCGCCTCGAGGAGGTCGCCGGCCACTACCGCGCCCTCGGCGGCCGCTCCCCCATCACCGCGCAGAACCGCGCGATGATCGCGGCGCTCCGGACGGAGCTCGCCTCCCGCGAGATCGATCTGCCGATCTACTTCGGCAACCGCAACTGGGAGCCGTACACGGCCGATGCGCTCTCCTCGCTGCACGCCGACGGGCACCGCCGCGTGCTCGCCCTGCTCACCAGCGCCTACTCCTCCTATTCCGGGTGCCGCCAGTACCGCGAGGACTTCGCGCGGCGACTGGACGAGGCCGACCTGCTGGACGAGGTCACCATCGATACGTCCCGCTCCTACTTCAACCACCCCGGCTTCCTGGCCCCGGTCGTCGACGGGGTGCGGACGGCGCTGAGCGATCTCGAGCGCGCCGGCCACGACACGGACCAGGTGCGCGTGCTGTTCTCGACCCACTCGATCCCCACGGCCATGAACGACGCCTCCGGACCGGTCACCCCGGGCGACCAGGAGCAGGGCGACTGGTACGTGCGCCAGCACCTGGCCGCCTGCCGCTACGTCATGGACCAGCTGCACGACGATCTGCCCGTCGAGCCGGAGTGGGAGCTGGTCTACCAGTCCCGCTCGGGTTCCCCGCGCACCCCGTGGCTCGAGCCCGACGTCAACGACGTCATCGAGCGCGTCGCCGAGGACGGCTCCGCCGAGGCGGTGGTCGTGGTGCCGATCGGTTTCGTCACCGACCACGTCGAGGTGATCTGGGACCTCGACACCGAGGCGAAGGAGACCGCCGAGCAGAAGCAGCTGGCCTTCCGCCGCGTCGCCACCTCCGGCACCGATCCGCGCTTCATCGCCGCGCTGGGGGACATCGTCGCCGAGCACCTCGACCCCTCGCGGGAGCGGGTCGCGGTCACCGAGCTCGGGGCGGTCGAGGACGTGTGCGGGCACAACTGCTGTCAGGTCGACGCCGGCAGGGCGGTGCCGGCCGAGCAGAGCGTGAACACCCTCGTCGAGATCGCGGCGCACCTGCGCGAGCGGGAGGCGGCCCCGGCGGGAGTGTCCTCATGACGACACAGGAGCACACCGAGGACCCGCGAGGCCTGGCCCCGCTGCGGATCGGCACCCGCGCCTCCGCCCTCGCCCTGACCCAGTCGGGACAGGTGGGCGAGGCCCTGGTGGAGAGCACGGGCCGGGAGGTCGAGCTGGTGCACGTGAGCACCCACGGCGACATCGACCGCACCAGTCCGCTCGCCCAGATCGGCGGCACGGGCGTGTTCGTCACGGCCGTGCGCCAGGCGCTGCTGGACGGCACGGTCGATGTGGTGGTCCATTCCTGCAAGGACCTGCCCACCGCGGAGCTGGAGGACATCCGCATGGCATGCATCCCGCCCCGGGAGGACCCGCGCGATGCCCTCTGCGCCCGCGACGGACTGAGTCTCGATGAGCTGCCCGAGGGCGCGAGCGTCGGCACCGGCTCCCCGCGCCGTGCCGCGCAGCTGCTGCGCGCCCGCCCGGATCTGGACGTGCGGGCGATCCGCGGCAACGTCGAGACCCGCCTCGCCCGGGCCCTCGGCGAGGACGCGGACCTCGACGCCGTGGTGCTGGCCGCCTCCGGCCTGCAGCGGGTGGGCCGCGAGGCGGTGATCAGCCAGCTGCTGCCGGTGGAGATCATGCTCCCCGCTCCGGCCCAGGGTGCGCTGGCGGTCGAGGCCACGGTCGCCGCGCTGGACGGCGCCACGGCGGATACCGCCCCGGCCTGGTTCGGGCCGCGGATGGCCGCCGTGGACGACCCGGTCACCCGCGCCGCGGTCACCGCGGAGCGGGCGCTGCTGCGGGCGCTGGAGGCGGGCTGCTCCGCCCCGGTCGGCGCCTACGGCGAGATCCTCGGGGATGAGCTGCGGCTGCGGGCGCTCGCGATCCGGCCCGACGGCTCCCACGTGGTCGAGGGCTCCGCGCGCGTCGCCTTCGACCCGGCCGAGGACGCCGCCTCCGGGCAGGACTCGCTGCCCTTCCGGCTCGGCACCGAGCTCGCCGACGATCTGCTCGAGCGCGGCGCCGGGCAGATCCTGGCCGAGGCGAAGGACTGATCAGCCGATGAGCGCCCCGATGCCGACGCCGCCCCGCCCCGTGCTGGTCACCCGACCGGCCGGGCGTGCGGACGCCCTGGTGACCCTGCTCCAGCGGCAGGGCCTGGGCGTCGAGCATCGGCCGCTCGTCCATCTCACGCTCGAGGGCGGGACGGAGCTGGCCGGTGCCTGCCAGCGGCTCGCCGCCGGGGCGTACACGCATCTGGTGGTCACCTCCCGCACGACGGTCGAGGCGCTCCTGGCCGCGTCGGACGCGGGGAGCGCGCCGCGTCTCGTCGTCCCGGCGACCACCCAGGTCGTCGCCGTCGGCACCGGCACCGCGGAGGCTCTCGCCGCCGCCGGCGCCCCGGCCTCCCTGGTCGCGGACGGGTCCGGCGCGGCGCTGGTGGGGGCGATGCCTCCGGTGGCCGACGGGACGGGCGAGGTGCTGCTGCCCGCCTCGGCCGCCGCCTCCCCGACCGTTCCCGAGGGGCTGGCGGCGAAGGGCTATCGCCTCGAGCAGGTCATCGCGTACCGCCCCGAGACCGTGCCCCTGCCGGCCGCGACCGCCGATGCCCTGCGCCGCGGCGAGTACGCCGCGATCGTGCTGACCAGTCCGATGATCGCCCGCGCCGCGGCCTCCGTCGGGGTGCACGAGTCGACCGCCGTGGTCACGATCGGCGCACCCACCGATGGAGCCGCTCGCGCGGCCGGCCTCCCCGCCCCCGTGCAGGCCGAGGCCCCGACCGATGACGCGCTCGTCGGCGCGGTGCTGTCCGCGCTGTCCTCCCGCAAATCCTGAACCACCCTGCTGCTGAACCATCCTGCTCCTGAACCATCCTGCGCTCTCTCGTCGCTCCTCCCCCTGCCCGACCCGCCCACCCCGCCCCTCCGTGCGAAGGAGTTCCTCATGACCGTCCCGGACCGCCTCGGCCCCACCCCGATCGACCGCCCCCGTCGGCTGCGATCCACCCCCGCGATGCGCTCGCTGGTGCGAGAGCACACCGTGCGACCTGCGGACCTGGTGCTGCCGATGTTCGTGCGGGAGGGAGCGACGGAGAACACGCCGGTGTCCTCCATGCCCGGCGTCGTCCAGCACACGATGGACTCCCTGGTGCGCGCGGCGACCGAGGCGAGCGAGCGCGGCGTCGGCGGGGTGATGCTGTTCGGCGTGCCCGAGCACAAGGACGCCGTCGGCTCGGGGGCGACGGATCCGGACGGCATCCTGAATCGGGCGCTGGCCCGTCTGCGCTCCGAGCTGGGCGATGACACGGTGATCATGGCGGACCTGTGCCTGGATGAGTTCA encodes the following:
- a CDS encoding ferrochelatase, which gives rise to MTIPPLDTTQYDAILFASFGGPEGQDDVIPFLRNVTAGRGVPDERLEEVAGHYRALGGRSPITAQNRAMIAALRTELASREIDLPIYFGNRNWEPYTADALSSLHADGHRRVLALLTSAYSSYSGCRQYREDFARRLDEADLLDEVTIDTSRSYFNHPGFLAPVVDGVRTALSDLERAGHDTDQVRVLFSTHSIPTAMNDASGPVTPGDQEQGDWYVRQHLAACRYVMDQLHDDLPVEPEWELVYQSRSGSPRTPWLEPDVNDVIERVAEDGSAEAVVVVPIGFVTDHVEVIWDLDTEAKETAEQKQLAFRRVATSGTDPRFIAALGDIVAEHLDPSRERVAVTELGAVEDVCGHNCCQVDAGRAVPAEQSVNTLVEIAAHLREREAAPAGVSS
- the hemE gene encoding uroporphyrinogen decarboxylase, with the translated sequence MADASLLRELRGDRADTPSVWFMRQAGRSLPEYRALREGTTMLDSCVRPEMASEITLQPVRRHRVDAGIFFSDIVVPARQAGLGVEITPGVGPVFDHPIRTEADVDALPPLDDAYEAALDPIREAVRLTVAELGTTPLIGFAGAPFTVASYMVEGGPSRDHLRTRALMRSRPEVWERLARWVSELSGRFLRAQVLAGASAVQLFDSWVGALGADMYTAHVQPHSAAALARVADLPVPRIHFGVGAAHLLPQMWEAGATVMGVDHRLRLDQALDVLPAGAPIQGNIDPAVLFTSEQARFDEARSVLAAGSRASGHVVNLGHGVPPDTDPQVLTDLVSFLHEQDAHRA
- a CDS encoding uroporphyrinogen-III synthase encodes the protein MSAPMPTPPRPVLVTRPAGRADALVTLLQRQGLGVEHRPLVHLTLEGGTELAGACQRLAAGAYTHLVVTSRTTVEALLAASDAGSAPRLVVPATTQVVAVGTGTAEALAAAGAPASLVADGSGAALVGAMPPVADGTGEVLLPASAAASPTVPEGLAAKGYRLEQVIAYRPETVPLPAATADALRRGEYAAIVLTSPMIARAAASVGVHESTAVVTIGAPTDGAARAAGLPAPVQAEAPTDDALVGAVLSALSSRKS
- the hemC gene encoding hydroxymethylbilane synthase; translated protein: MTTQEHTEDPRGLAPLRIGTRASALALTQSGQVGEALVESTGREVELVHVSTHGDIDRTSPLAQIGGTGVFVTAVRQALLDGTVDVVVHSCKDLPTAELEDIRMACIPPREDPRDALCARDGLSLDELPEGASVGTGSPRRAAQLLRARPDLDVRAIRGNVETRLARALGEDADLDAVVLAASGLQRVGREAVISQLLPVEIMLPAPAQGALAVEATVAALDGATADTAPAWFGPRMAAVDDPVTRAAVTAERALLRALEAGCSAPVGAYGEILGDELRLRALAIRPDGSHVVEGSARVAFDPAEDAASGQDSLPFRLGTELADDLLERGAGQILAEAKD
- the hemQ gene encoding hydrogen peroxide-dependent heme synthase, yielding MTSPEELATTTRYTSYTVFRRISGLTEDGEVTAAQITAALGDVTGLMDAEGAEILGFYDVSGFRAEADLMLWLAADEPAALQSALREFERSLPGTWLHREWAGVGVHRMAEFARGHVPSYMVPGSERKQWITVYPFVRSYDWYLLPDDERHRMLREHGMLGREYPQVNANTVAAFALGDYEWLLSFEADDLHDLVDMMRHLRYSDARLHVRDELPFHTGRRLGSHEDVAELLA
- a CDS encoding protoporphyrinogen/coproporphyrinogen oxidase, whose product is MSERTLVVGGGLAGLLAARRHQRAGHRVVLLEATGTIGGAIAPVELPGEDAAADLALNAGAEAYATGSGAVDALVAELGLAELVVAPREGLGSRVVSDAGVHPAPGGSVLGIPGDPLATDVRAVLGTRAALRASLERFLPASIGARPGATVAEVVARRLGPAVLERLVAPIVGGVHSSDPARLEFAAASPPLSAGLAEHGSLTAAVRRLRGGSTASAGTRVHSLAPTLAALPEALREQILAAGGIVRTSVTARAVERSEAGWVVRTDRDESLTADRLVLACPPDTAHDLLAPAGGDLRAIAEAIPQAPSAAVRLAVLVLDAPALDAFPSGTGALVAPGTAGIRAKALTHASAKWTHVQRLARTALPSAASPHVVRLSYGRPGEELPPREEIVDLALADASRILGTELGPEQLRAARVIDWDRAMRQARPGHRAALETLGELLTALPSARTLELVGSWRAGTGIDAIVRADSAAIDPSAPDSSTTEGPRS